Proteins encoded together in one Flavobacterium keumense window:
- the pta gene encoding phosphate acetyltransferase, with amino-acid sequence MSKSIYIATSEPSSGKSIVTLGLMSMLIGKTAKVGYFRPIIEDIEEGGFDNHIETVITHFGLDIQFEDAYAITKSKLIKKKNKGKLGDVIDLIIEKYKRLEERFDFVLVEGTSFTGEGTAIELDMNVLIAKNLGIPTVIVGSGVGKTLEELIDSLHLVYDSFKLKEVEVLAIFANKVQPQNIELVTAGLKKNLPEPILINTIPVIASLNHPTVQEIVTDLNAKVLFGETYLNNQTSNFSVGAMQLCNYLVHLKEDSLVITPGDRADIILGALQANESVNYPTIAGIVLTGNILPEPSILKLIEGLSPVVPIISVEEGTYYITNRIGSIKSKIYANNKQKIATSITTFEKFVDMENLAQKLITFKAEGMTPKMFQYNLVKRAKMHRKHIVLPEGSDERIIIAAARLLAMDVVDISIIGNKKQIENKVTELGLDFDFSKVQIINPIESEHYDDYVNTYYELRKAKNVSMAMAKDLLEDVSYFGTMMVYKGHADGMVSGAAHTTQHTILPALQFIKTKPNCSVVSSVFFMCLEDRVSVFGDCAINPNPTAEQLAEIAISSADSSLAFGIEPKVAMLSYSSGTSGKGDEVDKVRKATEIVKAQRPDLKIEGPIQYDAAVDLEVGQSKMPNSEVAGHASVLIFPDLNTGNNTYKAVQRETGALAIGPMLQGLNKPVNDLSRGCTVDDIINTVVITAIQAQGL; translated from the coding sequence ATGAGTAAATCTATATATATAGCTACAAGTGAGCCAAGCAGTGGAAAATCAATTGTCACTTTAGGTTTGATGAGTATGCTAATTGGCAAAACAGCCAAAGTAGGTTATTTTAGACCTATTATCGAGGATATTGAAGAAGGCGGATTTGACAATCACATTGAAACGGTGATTACTCATTTTGGTTTGGATATTCAATTTGAAGATGCCTATGCCATTACTAAAAGTAAACTGATCAAGAAGAAAAACAAAGGCAAACTAGGGGATGTCATTGATTTGATCATTGAGAAATACAAACGTCTTGAAGAACGCTTTGACTTTGTATTGGTAGAAGGAACTAGTTTTACAGGTGAAGGAACAGCCATTGAGTTAGACATGAATGTCTTGATTGCTAAAAATTTAGGAATTCCAACGGTAATTGTAGGCTCGGGAGTAGGTAAAACATTGGAAGAACTAATCGATAGTTTGCATCTTGTTTATGATTCGTTCAAGCTCAAAGAGGTAGAAGTTTTGGCTATTTTTGCCAATAAAGTGCAACCTCAAAATATTGAATTAGTAACTGCTGGTTTGAAAAAAAATCTTCCAGAACCAATATTAATCAATACAATTCCTGTAATTGCAAGTTTGAACCATCCTACAGTTCAAGAAATTGTAACCGATTTGAATGCTAAAGTATTGTTTGGAGAAACGTATTTGAATAACCAAACCAGTAATTTTAGTGTAGGAGCAATGCAATTGTGTAATTATTTAGTCCATCTTAAAGAAGATAGTTTGGTCATTACACCAGGCGATCGTGCCGATATAATTTTAGGAGCTTTACAAGCCAATGAGTCGGTTAATTATCCTACGATAGCAGGTATTGTTTTGACAGGAAACATTTTGCCTGAGCCTAGTATTTTGAAATTGATTGAAGGGCTTTCGCCAGTGGTTCCCATTATTTCTGTAGAAGAAGGGACGTATTATATTACCAATAGAATAGGATCTATTAAATCTAAAATCTATGCCAATAACAAACAAAAAATAGCCACTTCAATTACTACGTTTGAAAAGTTTGTTGATATGGAGAATTTGGCTCAAAAGTTAATCACTTTTAAAGCCGAGGGTATGACACCAAAAATGTTCCAATACAACTTAGTTAAACGTGCCAAAATGCACCGAAAACATATTGTCTTGCCCGAAGGTAGTGATGAGCGAATTATCATTGCAGCAGCCCGACTTTTAGCTATGGATGTGGTGGATATTTCGATTATTGGTAACAAAAAACAAATAGAAAATAAAGTTACCGAATTAGGTTTGGACTTTGATTTTTCCAAAGTGCAAATCATCAATCCAATTGAATCGGAACACTATGACGATTATGTCAATACGTATTATGAATTGCGAAAAGCGAAGAATGTGTCTATGGCTATGGCCAAAGATTTGTTAGAGGATGTGTCGTATTTTGGAACGATGATGGTGTACAAAGGGCATGCTGATGGAATGGTTTCGGGAGCGGCGCACACGACACAACATACAATTTTACCGGCTTTACAATTTATTAAAACAAAACCCAATTGTTCGGTTGTTTCTTCGGTATTTTTTATGTGTTTGGAAGACCGTGTTTCGGTTTTTGGCGATTGTGCGATTAATCCGAATCCAACAGCGGAGCAATTGGCTGAGATTGCAATTTCTTCTGCCGACTCAAGTCTGGCTTTTGGTATCGAACCCAAAGTAGCGATGCTTTCGTACTCCTCAGGGACTTCTGGAAAAGGGGATGAGGTGGATAAAGTTCGCAAAGCAACTGAAATAGTGAAAGCACAACGTCCCGATTTAAAAATTGAAGGTCCAATTCAATACGATGCGGCCGTAGATTTGGAAGTGGGACAAAGTAAAATGCCTAACTCTGAAGTAGCCGGGCATGCTAGTGTATTGATTTTTCCTGATTTGAATACGGGAAATAATACCTACAAAGCCGTTCAAAGAGAAACAGGCGCTTTGGCAATTGGCCCAATGTTACAAGGATTAAATAAACCAGTGAACGATTTAAGCCGTGGTTGTACGGTAGATGATATTATCAATACAGTAGTCATTACGGCAATCCAAGCACAAGGTTTGTAA
- a CDS encoding IS3 family transposase (programmed frameshift), which translates to MSTTKEFQKLKRAPQIYSEAFKRQVVSEFERGLFTKAELRRRYTILGNNCIPRWLKKYGKFTYEDKLTLGRPMKDPQQQRIKELEAQLTKKEEELKVFKRFIEIAERELKIDIGKKVWFQAVEEISTSSLLTTYELCQLFGYTKQAFYKRKSSVKTSKYSSELLRSLVLNVRKQLPRTGGKKLYVMLQNEFIKHQISIGRDTFLDFLKAEYLQVPKARRYYKTTNSRHWMRRYPNLISTIELNRPEQVWVADITYLRTKEKTYYLHLLTDACSKKIVGHQLSDNLMSSTTVKALKMALIDRKTQNELIHHSDRGLQYCSKEYTDLLKKNNIFISMTQAYDPYENAIAERVNGILKEEFGLYEIFENYQNLNKQVTQAIALYNNFRIHMSIDMITPNQAHQQKTIHLKQWKKINRNRINSVTI; encoded by the exons ATGTCAACAACAAAAGAATTCCAAAAATTAAAGAGAGCTCCTCAAATTTATAGTGAGGCTTTCAAAAGACAAGTTGTAAGTGAATTTGAGCGAGGTTTATTTACTAAAGCAGAACTTCGTAGACGCTACACTATTTTAGGTAATAATTGTATTCCAAGGTGGTTAAAAAAATATGGTAAATTTACCTATGAAGATAAATTAACACTTGGTAGACCTATGAAAGACCCGCAGCAACAAAGAATCAAAGAATTAGAAGCTCAATTAACTAAAAAAGAAGAAGAACTAAAAGTTTTCAAACGATTTATCGAAATAGCCGAACGCGAACTTAAAATTGACATTG GTAAAAAAGTCTGGTTCCAAGCAGTCGAAGAAATAAGCACAAGTAGTTTATTGACAACTTATGAGTTATGCCAACTGTTTGGATATACAAAACAGGCATTTTACAAACGGAAATCCAGCGTTAAAACATCTAAATATAGCTCAGAATTATTACGAAGTTTAGTTCTAAATGTTCGTAAGCAATTACCTCGAACTGGGGGTAAGAAACTTTATGTAATGTTACAAAATGAATTTATAAAACATCAAATATCAATTGGAAGAGATACCTTTTTAGATTTTTTAAAAGCCGAATATTTACAAGTTCCTAAAGCCCGAAGATATTATAAAACAACAAACTCAAGACATTGGATGAGACGTTATCCAAATTTAATTAGTACTATAGAACTTAACAGACCTGAACAAGTTTGGGTTGCTGATATAACTTATTTACGAACAAAAGAAAAAACATATTATTTACATTTACTCACAGATGCTTGTTCAAAAAAAATAGTAGGTCATCAACTATCAGATAATTTAATGAGTTCAACTACAGTAAAAGCTTTAAAAATGGCTTTAATTGACAGAAAAACACAAAATGAACTCATTCACCATTCCGATAGAGGTTTACAATATTGCAGTAAAGAGTATACTGATTTGTTAAAGAAAAACAACATTTTTATTAGTATGACACAAGCATACGATCCCTATGAAAACGCAATAGCTGAAAGAGTAAATGGAATCTTAAAAGAAGAATTTGGTTTGTATGAAATCTTTGAAAACTATCAAAATTTAAACAAACAAGTCACACAAGCGATTGCTTTATATAACAATTTTAGGATACATATGTCTATTGATATGATAACTCCAAACCAAGCACATCAACAAAAAACAATACATTTAAAACAATGGAAAAAAATAAATCGTAACAGAATTAATTCTGTTACGATTTAA
- a CDS encoding M20/M25/M40 family metallo-hydrolase, whose product MKKSIVAGLVFLNGIAMVAQSKDEQMLKDIYKAGLTNAKCYSWLEHLSNKIGARLSGSENAEKAVQYTKTQLETLGLDKVYLQEVMVPKWVRGEKESAYILDNKTKITVPIAALGGSIATPKNGLTAEVIEVQGIEDLKILGDKIKGKIVFYNRPMDPVNIETFKSYGGCVDQRYAGAKEAAKFGAVGTIVRSMNLRLDDFPHTGAQSYGDLPPAEYIPTAAISTNGAELLSQKLKVNPSLKFYFKQSCVQMPEALSYNVVGEIKGSEHPENIMVVGGHLDSWDLADGSHDDGAGVVQSMEVLRIFKQIGYQPKNTIRVVLFMNEENGGRGGKKYEELAQINKENHIFALESDSGGFSPRGFSIEADDANFERILSWKNVFEPYLIHSFVKGHAGADIGPLSSFKMVKAGLKPDSQRYFDYHHALNDKFDAINKRELELGAATMASLMYLIDQNGIIK is encoded by the coding sequence ATGAAAAAGTCAATAGTAGCAGGATTAGTTTTCCTTAACGGAATAGCAATGGTAGCACAATCCAAAGACGAGCAAATGCTAAAAGATATTTATAAAGCAGGATTAACTAATGCGAAATGTTATTCTTGGTTAGAACATTTATCAAATAAAATTGGTGCTCGATTATCGGGTTCAGAAAATGCTGAAAAAGCCGTTCAATATACCAAAACGCAATTAGAAACTTTAGGATTAGATAAAGTGTACTTACAAGAAGTAATGGTGCCAAAATGGGTTCGTGGCGAAAAGGAAAGCGCGTATATTTTGGATAATAAAACGAAAATCACTGTGCCAATTGCTGCTTTAGGAGGTTCAATTGCTACTCCCAAAAATGGCTTGACCGCTGAAGTGATTGAAGTACAAGGGATTGAAGACTTAAAAATACTAGGAGACAAAATCAAAGGAAAAATTGTTTTTTACAATAGACCTATGGATCCTGTAAATATTGAAACTTTTAAATCCTATGGTGGATGTGTGGATCAACGTTATGCTGGAGCTAAAGAAGCAGCTAAATTTGGAGCAGTGGGAACCATTGTGCGTTCCATGAATTTACGATTGGATGATTTTCCACATACGGGTGCGCAAAGTTATGGCGATTTACCTCCAGCCGAATATATTCCGACAGCAGCAATTAGTACTAATGGTGCTGAATTGTTAAGTCAAAAATTAAAAGTAAATCCAAGTTTGAAATTTTATTTTAAACAATCTTGTGTACAAATGCCGGAGGCGCTTTCGTATAATGTAGTTGGAGAAATTAAAGGAAGCGAACATCCCGAAAATATTATGGTTGTTGGTGGTCATTTAGATTCGTGGGATTTGGCAGATGGGTCTCATGATGATGGAGCAGGAGTTGTACAAAGTATGGAGGTATTGCGTATTTTTAAACAGATAGGTTATCAACCTAAAAATACCATTCGTGTAGTCCTATTTATGAATGAAGAAAATGGAGGTAGAGGAGGTAAGAAATACGAAGAATTGGCACAAATCAATAAAGAGAATCACATTTTTGCATTAGAGAGTGATTCGGGGGGATTTAGTCCAAGAGGTTTTTCTATTGAAGCAGACGATGCTAATTTTGAACGAATTTTGTCTTGGAAAAATGTATTTGAGCCATATTTGATTCATAGTTTTGTGAAAGGTCATGCTGGTGCAGATATTGGTCCGTTGAGTTCATTTAAAATGGTTAAAGCAGGATTAAAACCCGACTCACAACGCTATTTTGATTATCATCACGCTTTGAATGACAAATTTGATGCTATCAATAAAAGAGAATTAGAATTAGGGGCAGCAACAATGGCTTCCCTGATGTATTTGATAGATCAAAACGGAATTATAAAATAA
- the corA gene encoding magnesium/cobalt transporter CorA, whose amino-acid sequence MRKIRYKKGRKVQPFHLEYTGLHKSHESEMQLFVYNDSDLTEYHKIKVADFDKSIVVGKTNWLNVHGLNDLELVKAVGDYFTIDNFMLADILNTTKRTKLEEQQEVLFFNIKSLLPTEHSDNIQVEQISFLIKDGVLLSFQEKRSDFFIHIRERIRTHSGIVRSKKADYLMYILLDAVMENFYITLEHEEDKVEELINLSKKSDDPIILEKIEKHRDNFNFLKRSIIPLRDSLYDIKSIKDDNVFNVIETENFSFFARLHQKSLELLEQIDADMGALESASNFFFSFQTHKMNEIMKTLTIVSAIFIPLTFIVGVYGMNFENMPELHYSYGYYTVIGIMVLIGITMLFYFKKRRWF is encoded by the coding sequence ATGAGAAAAATTAGATATAAGAAGGGTCGTAAAGTACAGCCTTTCCATTTGGAGTATACTGGACTTCATAAAAGTCACGAATCAGAAATGCAATTGTTTGTCTACAATGATTCCGACTTAACGGAATATCATAAAATAAAGGTTGCTGATTTTGACAAAAGTATTGTTGTTGGAAAAACCAATTGGCTTAATGTTCATGGCCTAAATGATTTGGAATTGGTTAAAGCCGTTGGTGATTATTTTACCATTGACAACTTTATGTTGGCCGATATTCTAAATACTACCAAACGCACTAAATTAGAAGAACAACAAGAGGTGTTGTTTTTTAATATTAAATCGCTATTACCCACAGAACATTCCGATAATATTCAGGTAGAACAAATCAGTTTTTTGATTAAAGATGGCGTTTTGCTGTCGTTTCAAGAAAAACGAAGTGATTTCTTTATTCATATTAGGGAACGTATTCGTACTCATTCGGGTATTGTACGATCAAAGAAAGCCGATTATTTGATGTACATTTTACTCGATGCAGTGATGGAAAATTTTTATATTACTTTAGAACATGAAGAGGATAAAGTAGAAGAATTAATTAATCTTTCTAAAAAAAGTGATGATCCTATTATTCTTGAAAAAATAGAAAAACACCGTGATAATTTTAACTTTTTAAAGCGTTCTATTATTCCGTTGCGCGATTCATTATATGATATCAAAAGCATAAAAGACGACAATGTTTTTAATGTAATAGAAACTGAAAATTTTAGTTTTTTTGCTCGCTTGCATCAAAAGAGTTTAGAATTGTTAGAGCAGATAGATGCAGATATGGGAGCTCTTGAGAGCGCTTCTAATTTTTTCTTTTCATTTCAAACACATAAGATGAACGAGATTATGAAAACTTTGACTATTGTTTCGGCTATTTTTATTCCGTTGACATTTATTGTTGGAGTTTACGGAATGAACTTTGAGAATATGCCCGAGTTACACTATTCGTATGGGTATTATACTGTTATTGGAATTATGGTATTGATTGGTATTACAATGCTATTTTATTTCAAAAAAAGGAGATGGTTTTAA
- the kdsA gene encoding 3-deoxy-8-phosphooctulonate synthase: MNLQNIPQIKHTESGNFFVLAGPCAIEGEEMALRIAEKLVGITDKLEIPYVFKGSFKKANRSRIDSFSGIGDEKALQILRKVSETFGVPTVTDIHTNEDADRAAQYVDVLQIPAFLVRQTDLVVAAANTGRAVNLKKGQFMSPESMKHAVQKVLDCNNQNVMVTDRGTMFGYQDMIVDFRGIPTMQHYATTVLDVTHSLQQPNQTAGVTGGRPDMIETIAKAGIAVGVDGIFIETHFDPANAKSDGANMLHLDYFEALMTKLVAIRKTINQF, from the coding sequence ATGAACTTACAAAATATCCCACAAATTAAACATACTGAAAGTGGTAACTTTTTTGTATTAGCTGGACCTTGTGCTATTGAAGGCGAAGAAATGGCTTTACGCATCGCTGAAAAATTAGTTGGAATCACAGACAAACTTGAAATCCCTTATGTATTCAAAGGCTCATTCAAAAAAGCCAATCGTTCACGAATTGACAGTTTCTCTGGAATTGGAGATGAAAAAGCATTACAAATTCTTCGTAAAGTATCTGAAACTTTTGGTGTACCAACAGTAACAGATATCCATACTAATGAAGATGCCGATAGAGCAGCACAATATGTGGACGTATTGCAAATTCCTGCTTTTTTAGTTCGCCAAACTGATTTAGTTGTGGCTGCAGCCAACACAGGAAGAGCAGTAAACTTGAAAAAAGGACAATTCATGAGTCCAGAAAGTATGAAACACGCGGTTCAAAAAGTATTGGATTGCAACAATCAAAACGTAATGGTAACGGATAGAGGCACTATGTTTGGGTATCAAGACATGATTGTTGATTTTAGAGGAATCCCTACTATGCAACACTACGCTACCACAGTTCTTGACGTAACCCATTCATTACAACAACCTAACCAGACAGCAGGTGTAACGGGTGGAAGGCCTGATATGATTGAAACCATTGCTAAAGCCGGTATTGCAGTGGGAGTTGATGGAATTTTCATAGAAACCCATTTTGACCCAGCCAATGCTAAAAGTGACGGGGCCAATATGCTCCATTTAGATTATTTTGAAGCACTAATGACTAAGTTAGTCGCTATTCGTAAAACAATTAACCAATTTTAA
- a CDS encoding acetate/propionate family kinase: MKIVILNSGSSSIKYQLIEMPAQTVVCSGMIDRIGLENSNFSYTTENNKIEEIVAIPNHTIGLEKIADLLLDEKVGVIKSTSEIQAVGHRVVHGGSDFSDTVVITAAVKDKIKQLFDLAPLHNPANLEGITVAETIFSEAQQVAVFDTAFHQTIPVVAHKYAIPNALLTENKIRVYGFHGTSHKYVSEKAIAYLQENNCAASKIITIHLGNGCSMTAVKDGKSIDHTLGFGPMNGLIMGTRSGDIDQSVIFYLVNTLGFSLDKVNTLLQKESGMLGLTGYSDLRDIEAQAEKGDENCRLALAMNAYRIKKYIGSYTAVLNGLDAIVFTAGIGENSSLIRQLVCTDMDYFGLALDTEKNEIRSKQLREINLVNAKTKILVIPTNEELEIANQVYDSLN, encoded by the coding sequence ATGAAAATTGTAATATTAAATTCAGGTAGCTCATCTATTAAATACCAATTGATTGAAATGCCTGCACAAACCGTTGTTTGTAGCGGAATGATTGACCGAATTGGTTTGGAAAATTCTAATTTTTCTTACACTACCGAAAACAATAAAATAGAAGAAATAGTAGCCATTCCCAACCATACCATAGGGTTAGAAAAAATAGCTGACTTATTGTTAGACGAAAAAGTGGGTGTTATTAAAAGTACTTCAGAGATTCAAGCCGTAGGACATCGAGTGGTTCATGGCGGAAGTGATTTTTCGGATACGGTTGTCATTACAGCAGCGGTTAAAGATAAAATAAAGCAACTTTTTGATTTAGCACCTTTACACAATCCAGCTAATTTAGAAGGAATTACTGTGGCGGAAACCATTTTTTCTGAAGCACAACAAGTAGCGGTTTTTGACACTGCTTTCCATCAAACTATTCCTGTAGTAGCACATAAATATGCCATTCCGAATGCACTGTTGACCGAAAATAAAATTCGGGTGTATGGATTTCATGGTACCAGTCACAAATACGTTTCTGAAAAAGCCATTGCTTATTTGCAAGAAAACAATTGTGCAGCTTCAAAAATCATTACTATTCATTTGGGTAATGGATGCAGCATGACGGCAGTTAAAGACGGGAAGAGTATTGACCATACTTTAGGTTTTGGACCAATGAATGGACTCATCATGGGAACCCGTAGTGGCGATATTGATCAATCGGTTATTTTTTATTTGGTGAATACTTTAGGATTTTCGTTGGACAAAGTGAATACGCTTTTGCAGAAAGAAAGCGGAATGTTAGGTTTGACCGGTTATAGCGATTTAAGAGATATTGAAGCACAGGCTGAAAAAGGCGATGAAAATTGTCGTTTGGCTTTAGCAATGAATGCCTACCGAATTAAAAAATACATTGGTTCTTATACTGCCGTTTTAAATGGATTGGATGCCATAGTATTTACAGCAGGAATCGGAGAGAATTCATCGTTGATTCGACAATTAGTTTGTACCGATATGGATTATTTCGGATTGGCATTGGATACCGAAAAAAATGAAATCCGTTCGAAGCAGCTTCGCGAAATTAATTTGGTAAATGCCAAAACTAAAATATTGGTTATTCCTACCAATGAAGAACTTGAAATTGCGAATCAAGTCTATGATTCCTTGAACTAA
- a CDS encoding YceI family protein, translated as MKNLKSIALALVVALATVSVSAQTKKIDAAKSSINWLGKKVTGQHNGTVNFKEGALVFKGKKVVGGNFTVDMNSLTATDLQGEYQGKLNGHLKADDFFGTDKFPTAKLVFKKIATKAANVFAVTADLTIKGITKPVTFDLTTTANSATAKFNVDRTKYDIKYGSGSFFSNIGDKAINDEFELDVTLKF; from the coding sequence ATGAAAAATTTAAAATCAATTGCATTAGCATTAGTTGTAGCTTTAGCTACAGTATCGGTATCAGCTCAAACAAAAAAAATTGACGCTGCAAAAAGTTCTATCAACTGGTTAGGTAAAAAGGTAACTGGACAACACAATGGAACTGTCAACTTTAAAGAAGGTGCTTTAGTTTTCAAAGGAAAAAAAGTAGTTGGAGGAAACTTTACAGTAGATATGAATTCATTAACTGCTACTGATTTACAAGGAGAATACCAAGGAAAATTAAATGGTCACTTAAAAGCAGATGACTTCTTTGGTACAGATAAATTCCCAACTGCAAAATTAGTTTTCAAAAAAATTGCTACAAAAGCTGCTAATGTATTTGCTGTAACTGCTGATTTAACGATCAAAGGTATTACTAAACCAGTAACTTTTGATTTAACTACTACAGCTAATTCAGCAACTGCTAAATTTAATGTTGATAGAACTAAATACGATATTAAATACGGTTCAGGAAGTTTCTTTAGCAATATCGGAGATAAAGCAATTAATGATGAATTTGAGTTAGATGTAACTTTGAAATTTTAA
- a CDS encoding glycoside hydrolase family 97 protein, translating to MKQLFFLFALFTFGFTQAQTVSSPSGKIALTFALTAAGQPTYEVNYKTKTVVMKSNLGIKLKDKTALNADFEIQTSKNNTFNESWKPVLGEQASIVNHYNELVVGLVQKGTNIKVNLVFRAFDEGVAFRYDFPKQKELNYFIIADEETQFNLTENNKVFWLPGDFDSNEYEYNETKFSEIDNSKINMNNGIGVKSIPGKYTVQTPLMMKSPSGVYLNIFEAAVVNYPVMHLKADVTNYKLKSELVPNAIGDKAYLQTPCVSPWRTIMISDDARDIVSSKMILNLNEPSKIDDTSWIKPMKYVGIWWEMHVGNSTWDYAGSQNATTDFGTKLASSGRHGATTENTKRYIDFAAKHGFDGVLVEGWNEGWEDWSGNWKEEVFDFVTPYPDFDIAAISAYAKAKNVKMIMHHETSGSVSNYERRLDRAFENMVKYNYPAVKTGYVGKIIPRGEMHDGQMMVNHFAHVVKRAADYKLMVNSHESSHPTGLGRTYPNYVAAEAARGTEFNAWSVGNPPMHETILPFTRQLGGPMDYTPGIFEIKMSHYDKNKKEQVHTTLAKQLALYLTMYSPIQMAADLPENYEKYPDAFQFIKDVALDWDESIYLEAEPGDYLTVARKAKGKQSWFLGAITDENARQTEIKLDFLAKGKKYKATIYEDAKDADWKKNPIAYRIRTVEVTANSKIKLNLAPGGGTAICFEPTN from the coding sequence ATGAAACAACTATTTTTTCTTTTTGCCTTGTTTACTTTTGGATTTACACAAGCGCAAACAGTGAGTTCTCCATCAGGTAAAATTGCGTTAACTTTTGCATTAACTGCTGCTGGACAGCCAACTTATGAGGTGAATTATAAAACCAAAACAGTGGTGATGAAGAGCAATTTAGGAATTAAATTAAAAGATAAAACCGCATTGAATGCTGATTTTGAGATTCAAACTTCAAAAAACAACACGTTCAATGAATCGTGGAAACCCGTTTTAGGAGAACAAGCTTCGATAGTAAATCATTACAACGAATTGGTTGTGGGGTTAGTTCAAAAAGGAACAAATATAAAAGTAAATTTAGTATTCAGAGCTTTTGATGAGGGAGTAGCTTTTCGCTATGACTTCCCAAAGCAAAAGGAATTGAATTATTTTATTATTGCTGATGAGGAAACGCAATTCAACTTAACAGAAAACAACAAGGTATTTTGGTTGCCAGGCGATTTTGATAGCAATGAATACGAATACAACGAAACCAAATTCTCTGAAATTGACAATTCTAAAATCAATATGAATAACGGAATTGGCGTTAAATCCATTCCTGGGAAATATACGGTACAAACGCCTTTGATGATGAAATCGCCATCGGGAGTGTATTTGAATATTTTTGAAGCAGCGGTTGTCAACTATCCTGTGATGCATTTAAAAGCTGATGTAACCAATTACAAATTAAAATCAGAATTAGTTCCTAATGCCATTGGCGATAAAGCCTATTTGCAAACGCCTTGTGTATCGCCTTGGAGAACAATTATGATTAGTGATGATGCACGTGATATTGTCAGCTCTAAAATGATTTTGAACTTGAACGAACCTTCAAAAATTGACGATACTTCTTGGATTAAACCAATGAAATATGTTGGAATTTGGTGGGAAATGCACGTAGGTAATTCGACTTGGGATTATGCAGGTTCGCAAAATGCCACTACTGATTTCGGGACAAAACTAGCATCTTCAGGGCGTCACGGAGCGACTACTGAAAATACCAAACGCTATATTGATTTTGCAGCTAAACACGGTTTTGATGGTGTTTTAGTGGAAGGTTGGAACGAAGGCTGGGAAGACTGGTCGGGCAATTGGAAAGAGGAAGTATTTGACTTTGTTACTCCTTATCCTGATTTTGATATTGCCGCGATTTCGGCTTACGCCAAAGCAAAGAATGTAAAAATGATTATGCATCATGAAACTTCGGGTTCGGTGTCTAATTACGAAAGACGCTTGGATCGTGCCTTTGAAAATATGGTGAAATACAATTATCCTGCTGTAAAGACAGGCTATGTGGGTAAAATTATTCCACGTGGTGAAATGCATGATGGACAAATGATGGTAAATCATTTTGCGCATGTAGTCAAACGTGCTGCTGATTATAAATTGATGGTAAATTCACACGAGTCGTCACACCCGACAGGATTGGGAAGAACGTATCCTAATTATGTGGCTGCCGAAGCCGCGAGAGGAACAGAGTTCAACGCTTGGAGTGTGGGTAATCCACCAATGCACGAAACGATTTTACCGTTTACGCGTCAGTTGGGAGGTCCGATGGACTATACGCCAGGAATTTTTGAAATTAAAATGAGTCATTACGACAAAAATAAAAAGGAGCAAGTACATACTACCTTAGCAAAGCAATTGGCACTCTATCTCACGATGTATTCTCCAATTCAAATGGCAGCCGACCTACCAGAAAATTACGAAAAGTATCCGGATGCCTTTCAGTTTATCAAAGACGTAGCATTAGATTGGGATGAAAGTATTTATTTAGAGGCAGAACCAGGAGATTATTTGACAGTTGCAAGAAAAGCAAAAGGAAAACAATCGTGGTTTTTAGGAGCAATTACCGATGAAAATGCAAGACAAACCGAAATTAAATTGGACTTTTTGGCCAAAGGGAAAAAATACAAAGCCACTATTTATGAAGATGCTAAAGATGCCGATTGGAAAAAAAATCCGATAGCCTATCGCATCCGAACGGTTGAAGTTACTGCTAATTCGAAAATTAAATTGAACTTGGCTCCAGGAGGTGGAACCGCTATTTGTTTTGAGCCGACAAACTAA